The Alphaproteobacteria bacterium genome contains a region encoding:
- the nuoL gene encoding NADH-quinone oxidoreductase subunit L, protein MYQAIVFLPLLGFLIAGLISLAGARQRHPGASPATGAEDHTHDQGPHTGGGAPDPHGAHAVAHETHHEDHPHEPPAAGSRAAELVTTLFLFVAMVLSWMAFYRVGFAHQDSREVLLAWMYSGDLKVDWTIRVDTLVAVMLVVVTTVSAFVHLYSIGYMEEDPYRPRFFAYLSLFTFAMLMLVTADNLVQLFFGWEGVGLASYLLIGFWYHKPEANAAAIKAFVVNRVGDFGFALGIFAVFMMTGAIDLDTVFAQAPALTGKTINFFGWHADAMTLICLLLFMGAMGKSAQFLLHTWLPDAMEGPTPVSALIHAATMVTAGVFMVARLSPLFELSHNAQSFVTLVGATTAFFAATVGLVQNDIKRVVAYSTCSQLGYMFVAMGVGAYSVGMFHLFTHAFFKALLFLGSGSVIHAMHHEQDMRKMGGLRDKLPITYVCMLIGTLALTGFPLTAGYFSKDAIIEAAAAGHNPFASYAFVMTVIAALLTSFYSWRLIFMTFHGQPKDKHAYEHAHESPWVIVAPLIFLAAGSILAGYPFRELFAGEHVAEFFRESLKFGPENHILHDMHTLPFVVTIIPTVMMAIGFLIAYQFYIRRPDLPKALAEQQEPLYKFLLNKWYFDELYDLIFVRPALWLGRVLWKFGDGTVIDGLGPDGVSARVLDVTRGVIRLQTGYLYHYAFAMLIGIAAFITWFMFYGGGH, encoded by the coding sequence ATGTACCAGGCGATCGTCTTTCTTCCTCTGCTTGGCTTCCTCATCGCGGGCCTGATTTCGCTCGCCGGCGCGCGGCAGCGCCATCCGGGCGCGAGCCCGGCGACCGGCGCCGAAGATCACACGCACGACCAGGGGCCGCACACTGGTGGTGGCGCGCCTGACCCGCATGGCGCACACGCTGTCGCGCACGAGACGCACCACGAAGATCATCCGCATGAGCCGCCGGCCGCGGGCTCGCGCGCGGCGGAGCTCGTCACCACGCTGTTTTTGTTTGTCGCGATGGTGCTGTCGTGGATGGCGTTCTATCGCGTCGGCTTCGCGCACCAGGACTCGCGCGAGGTGCTGCTCGCCTGGATGTACTCGGGCGACCTGAAGGTCGACTGGACCATCCGCGTCGATACGCTGGTCGCCGTCATGCTGGTGGTGGTCACGACCGTGTCGGCCTTCGTGCACCTCTATTCCATCGGCTACATGGAGGAGGACCCGTACCGGCCGCGCTTCTTCGCCTACCTGTCGCTGTTCACCTTCGCGATGCTGATGCTGGTGACGGCGGACAACCTGGTGCAGCTCTTCTTCGGCTGGGAGGGCGTGGGCCTCGCGAGCTACCTGCTCATCGGCTTCTGGTATCACAAGCCGGAGGCGAACGCGGCGGCGATCAAGGCCTTCGTCGTGAATCGTGTGGGCGACTTCGGCTTCGCGCTCGGCATCTTCGCCGTGTTCATGATGACCGGCGCAATCGATCTCGACACCGTCTTCGCGCAGGCGCCGGCGCTCACCGGCAAGACCATCAATTTCTTCGGCTGGCACGCCGACGCGATGACGCTCATCTGCCTGCTGCTGTTCATGGGCGCGATGGGCAAGTCGGCGCAGTTCCTGCTGCACACCTGGCTGCCCGACGCGATGGAGGGCCCGACTCCCGTTTCGGCGCTGATCCACGCCGCCACCATGGTGACGGCGGGCGTGTTCATGGTGGCGCGCCTCTCGCCGCTGTTCGAGCTCTCGCACAACGCGCAGTCGTTCGTCACCCTGGTCGGCGCCACCACGGCGTTCTTCGCCGCGACCGTCGGTCTCGTGCAGAACGACATCAAGCGCGTGGTCGCCTACTCGACCTGCTCGCAACTCGGCTACATGTTCGTCGCGATGGGCGTCGGCGCCTATTCGGTCGGCATGTTCCACCTGTTCACGCACGCCTTCTTCAAGGCGCTGTTGTTCCTCGGCTCCGGCTCGGTGATCCACGCGATGCATCACGAGCAGGACATGCGGAAAATGGGCGGCCTGCGCGACAAGCTGCCGATCACCTACGTTTGCATGCTGATCGGTACGCTGGCGTTGACCGGCTTCCCGCTCACCGCAGGCTATTTCTCCAAGGACGCGATCATCGAGGCCGCCGCCGCCGGGCACAATCCGTTCGCGTCTTACGCCTTCGTGATGACGGTCATCGCCGCGCTGCTCACTTCGTTCTACTCATGGCGGCTCATCTTCATGACCTTCCACGGTCAGCCGAAGGACAAGCACGCCTACGAGCACGCGCATGAAAGCCCGTGGGTGATTGTCGCGCCCCTGATCTTCCTCGCCGCCGGCTCGATCCTCGCCGGCTATCCGTTCCGCGAGCTGTTCGCCGGCGAGCATGTCGCCGAATTCTTCCGCGAGTCGCTCAAGTTCGGGCCCGAGAACCACATCCTGCACGACATGCACACGCTGCCTTTCGTCGTGACCATCATCCCGACTGTCATGATGGCGATCGGCTTCCTCATCGCGTACCAGTTCTATATCCGCAGGCCGGACCTGCCGAAGGCGCTCGCCGAGCAACAGGAGCCGCTCTACAAGTTCCTGCTCAACAAGTGGTACTTCGACGAACTCTATGACCTGATCTTCGTGCGTCCAGCGCTGTGGCTTGGCCGCGTGCTGTGGAAGTTTGGCGATGGCACGGTGATCGACGGGCTTGGGCCGGACGGCGTCTCGGCGCGGGTGCTCGACGTCACCCGCGGCGTGATCCGGCTGCAGACCGGCTACCTCTATCACTATGCCTTCGCGATGCTGATCGGGATCGCGGCCTTCATCACCTGGTTCATGTTCTACGGGGGAGGCCACTGA
- a CDS encoding NADH-quinone oxidoreductase subunit M, giving the protein MSSWPILSITTFLPLLGVLWICCLQGEDEAVKRNARWCALWTTLVTFGVSLILVWRFDPASPEFQFVEKRPWMGGLGAYHMGVDGISLPFVILTTGLMPLCILASWEVIQTRVKEYMIAFLALETLMVGTFSALDLVVFYLFFEGGLIPMFLIIGVWGGPRRVYASFKFFLYTLLGSVLMLLAIMAMYWQANTTDIPTLMKFGFPQGMQTWLWLAFFASFAVKMPMWPVHTWLPDAHVEAPTAGSVILAAILLKMGGYGFLRFSLPMFPHASMDLAPLIFTLSVIAIVYTSLVALVQEDMKKLIAYSSVAHMGFVTMGIFALTTQGVAGGIFQMISHGLVSAALFLCVGVVYDRLHTREISAYGGLVNNMPLYALVFMLFTLANVGLPGTSGFIGEFLTLIGTFRVNIPVATLATLGVILSACYALWLYRKVVFGVITKPAVAAMRDMGTREICVFVPLVVLTILFGIYPKPVLDMSAASVAQLLENYQAAVAPKKAAEMRGATAATVTK; this is encoded by the coding sequence ATGTCGAGCTGGCCGATCCTCTCCATCACCACGTTCCTGCCCCTGCTCGGCGTGCTGTGGATCTGCTGCCTGCAAGGCGAAGACGAGGCGGTGAAGCGCAACGCGCGCTGGTGCGCACTGTGGACCACGCTCGTCACCTTCGGCGTCTCGCTCATCCTGGTCTGGCGTTTCGATCCGGCGTCGCCCGAATTCCAGTTCGTCGAGAAGCGTCCCTGGATGGGCGGGCTCGGCGCCTACCACATGGGCGTCGACGGCATCTCGCTGCCGTTCGTGATCCTCACCACCGGGCTGATGCCGCTCTGCATCCTGGCGAGCTGGGAGGTGATCCAGACGCGTGTGAAGGAATACATGATCGCCTTCCTCGCGCTCGAGACGCTGATGGTCGGCACCTTCTCGGCGCTCGATCTCGTCGTATTCTACCTGTTCTTCGAAGGCGGCCTGATCCCGATGTTCCTGATCATCGGCGTGTGGGGCGGGCCGCGCCGGGTCTACGCGAGCTTCAAGTTCTTCCTCTACACGCTGCTCGGCTCGGTGCTGATGCTGCTCGCCATCATGGCGATGTACTGGCAGGCGAACACAACGGACATTCCGACGCTGATGAAGTTCGGCTTTCCGCAGGGCATGCAGACCTGGCTGTGGCTCGCGTTCTTCGCCTCGTTCGCCGTGAAGATGCCGATGTGGCCGGTGCACACGTGGCTCCCCGACGCGCATGTCGAGGCGCCCACTGCGGGCTCGGTGATCCTCGCCGCGATCCTGCTGAAGATGGGCGGCTACGGCTTCCTGCGTTTCTCGCTGCCGATGTTCCCGCATGCCTCGATGGATCTTGCGCCGCTGATCTTCACGCTCTCGGTGATCGCAATCGTCTACACCTCGCTGGTCGCGCTGGTGCAGGAGGACATGAAGAAGCTGATTGCGTACTCGTCGGTGGCGCACATGGGCTTCGTCACCATGGGCATCTTCGCGTTGACCACGCAGGGCGTCGCGGGCGGCATCTTCCAGATGATCTCGCACGGGCTCGTCTCGGCCGCGCTGTTCCTCTGCGTCGGCGTCGTCTACGACCGCCTGCATACGCGCGAGATCTCCGCCTATGGCGGGCTGGTGAACAACATGCCGCTCTACGCGCTGGTGTTCATGCTCTTCACGCTCGCCAACGTGGGACTGCCCGGCACGTCGGGTTTCATCGGCGAGTTCCTGACGCTGATCGGTACGTTCCGCGTCAACATTCCGGTCGCGACGCTCGCGACGCTCGGCGTCATCCTCTCGGCTTGCTATGCGCTCTGGCTCTATCGCAAGGTGGTGTTCGGCGTGATCACCAAGCCCGCCGTTGCCGCGATGCGCGATATGGGTACCCGTGAGATTTGCGTATTCGTGCCGCTGGTGGTGCTCACCATCCTGTTCGGCATCTATCCCAAGCCTGTGCTCGACATGTCGGCGGCTTCCGTCGCGCAGCTGCTCGAGAACTATCAGGCGGCGGTCGCGCCGAAGAAGGCCGCAGAGATGCGTGGTGCCACTGCCGCGACGGTGACCAAATGA